A portion of the Acidisarcina polymorpha genome contains these proteins:
- a CDS encoding single-stranded DNA-binding protein: MYSNKVTLIGFTGADAEVRTNNDRSLTTLPLATKSSYKKDGKYIEHTEWHRCVVFGKLGEFAATLKKGAHIQVEGELRSRKYDSKKTNSEQTIWEIRVNSILKLDRAAKAAAEDEDESTEEEAA, from the coding sequence ATGTACTCAAACAAAGTCACCCTCATCGGATTCACCGGCGCTGATGCAGAAGTTCGCACCAACAACGACCGCAGCCTAACCACTCTCCCGCTGGCAACCAAGTCCTCCTACAAGAAGGACGGCAAGTACATCGAGCACACCGAATGGCACCGTTGCGTGGTCTTCGGCAAGCTCGGAGAGTTTGCAGCCACGCTCAAGAAGGGCGCTCATATCCAAGTCGAGGGCGAGCTGCGCAGCCGGAAGTATGACAGCAAGAAGACGAACTCGGAGCAGACCATCTGGGAGATCCGGGTGAACTCGATTCTCAAGCTGGACCGTGCCGCCAAAGCGGCGGCGGAAGACGAGGATGAATCCACCGAGGAAGAGGCCGCATAG
- a CDS encoding LysR family transcriptional regulator: MSDSLTFRLLRYIKAAAETLNFTRAAEQVFVAQSSLSSQIGKFEDTVDLLLFVRLQNGLKLTSAGRIVATFAENTLREWDQTLVMALAVQRNEVPPLRLGFSSFINAKLLERFRENYEGMFPGCAIQLWSGDPLLCLQRLDARALDCAIIPLPVDATLYNVQQIAQSPLVICMRSDDVLADRAQLDIHEVAERITIFRDPELHPSAHTRLVEMFKEVGIPIHLACAARTPSEIQWMVKERYGLALIDQLTPLDPGLITRPIAGVNWTADTAFVHASHMDHVALPFIERFFQQTWSASRRSKRPSKTRHPEQLELLG, translated from the coding sequence ATGTCAGATTCCCTCACATTCCGTCTCCTCCGATACATCAAGGCGGCCGCAGAGACGCTGAACTTTACCCGTGCCGCCGAGCAAGTCTTCGTTGCACAGTCGTCACTCAGCTCTCAAATCGGAAAGTTCGAAGACACCGTTGACCTCTTGCTTTTCGTCCGTTTGCAGAATGGTCTTAAGCTCACCTCGGCGGGCCGCATCGTTGCGACCTTTGCAGAGAACACGCTAAGAGAGTGGGACCAAACTCTGGTAATGGCCCTCGCTGTCCAGCGCAATGAGGTGCCACCGTTGCGCCTCGGCTTTTCCTCTTTCATCAATGCGAAGCTCCTTGAGAGATTTCGAGAGAACTATGAAGGGATGTTCCCCGGATGCGCCATTCAACTGTGGAGCGGCGATCCTCTGCTGTGCCTGCAACGACTCGATGCCAGGGCGCTCGACTGTGCGATTATTCCCCTGCCAGTGGATGCGACTCTCTACAACGTTCAGCAGATCGCTCAGTCTCCCTTAGTGATTTGCATGCGGTCCGATGATGTACTCGCTGATCGCGCGCAACTCGACATTCATGAAGTAGCGGAACGCATCACAATATTCCGCGACCCAGAGCTGCATCCCTCGGCACATACACGACTGGTAGAAATGTTCAAGGAAGTAGGCATCCCGATTCATTTAGCCTGCGCCGCTCGCACTCCCTCAGAGATTCAATGGATGGTGAAAGAGCGCTACGGTCTTGCGCTGATCGACCAGCTAACGCCTCTTGATCCTGGCTTAATTACGCGACCGATTGCGGGTGTCAATTGGACGGCAGATACCGCCTTTGTTCATGCGAGCCACATGGATCATGTTGCGCTCCCATTCATCGAACGATTCTTTCAGCAGACCTGGTCAGCTTCGAGGAGAAGCAAGCGTCCGTCGAAGACGCGACATCCCGAGCAACTAGAGTTGCTCGGTTGA
- a CDS encoding CpaF family protein — protein MSYHLILPFFPEELRALLLDPSISDLMVNGTTGVYADRNGVIEHIPLATPYSNDRLQAAIERVARILGQDLTTQNPILNTRLPDGSRVAVVGAPSSINGPTLTIRKFNRWYTSDELIAAGSLPESVRDEVINFISERKNGIISGGTSSGKTTLMKALLDHVPQHERLVVIEQPAELKVNHPNAVRWEAVEAIPGQVGITPSQLLAAALRHRPDRIIMGEIRDECGYDLLQAMNTGHGGTLSTIHAKSAWDALNRLSDLALSAKANLNHAFIRSETAEAIDFVLYCERDATGRRRVRELITVNGYTHADQSFQTEDIYRASAA, from the coding sequence ATGAGCTACCACCTGATCCTCCCGTTCTTCCCCGAGGAGTTGCGTGCGCTTTTACTCGACCCTTCCATCTCGGACCTCATGGTAAATGGCACCACGGGCGTCTATGCGGATCGGAACGGGGTCATCGAGCATATCCCCTTGGCGACGCCGTATTCGAATGACCGGCTACAGGCTGCAATTGAGCGGGTCGCTCGCATCCTTGGGCAAGACCTCACGACGCAGAATCCGATCCTGAATACACGCTTGCCGGACGGCTCGCGTGTGGCGGTTGTGGGTGCTCCATCCTCTATCAATGGGCCGACACTTACCATCCGCAAATTCAATCGCTGGTATACCTCCGATGAGTTGATTGCCGCAGGCAGCTTGCCGGAGTCCGTTCGGGACGAAGTCATCAACTTCATCAGCGAGAGAAAGAATGGCATTATCAGCGGCGGAACCAGTTCGGGGAAGACGACCCTAATGAAGGCGCTGCTTGACCATGTTCCGCAGCATGAACGTCTGGTGGTCATCGAGCAGCCCGCCGAGTTGAAAGTGAACCATCCGAATGCCGTCCGCTGGGAGGCCGTCGAGGCGATTCCTGGTCAGGTCGGCATTACTCCGAGCCAGCTCTTGGCCGCCGCTCTCCGCCATCGTCCCGACCGCATCATCATGGGCGAGATACGCGACGAGTGCGGTTACGACCTGCTGCAGGCAATGAATACAGGGCATGGTGGGACGCTTTCAACCATCCATGCAAAGTCCGCATGGGACGCCCTGAATCGTCTATCTGATTTGGCCCTTAGTGCCAAGGCGAATCTCAACCACGCATTCATACGCTCGGAGACAGCGGAGGCCATCGACTTCGTTCTGTACTGCGAGCGCGATGCCACGGGCCGCCGCCGGGTGCGCGAGCTGATTACCGTCAACGGATACACCCACGCAGACCAGAGCTTCCAGACGGAGGACATCTATCGTGCTTCCGCCGCCTGA
- a CDS encoding type IV secretion system protein, with protein MSIAVLAQALPSASSGMDWLYQFTNNLTNLTTQNGGALTQFGWTELSCISLFTLVNMVINWNTSTMTFRLHHHPVRAGDLTHFLLKLIVCSLLLNYWVNPFPGASFGINHFFSYIAQAMVAAFDQHSLDQLLQLLKTAGDGTSMPSLTAPVQILCYVLVQIMLGLASAILFVINCSAFILYGVTALFGPVFVPLLMTQTFKAKFFHFLDVIISFAMIRAVAAAFIYVWAGFMNGFLQQTFNGNYSMDMWIANLIPCLMVFVAFIINMLFIPSMTQAIFGGAAGMAGSGTGVVGNALRVFVMMGGA; from the coding sequence ATGAGCATCGCCGTTCTCGCACAAGCACTGCCGTCCGCATCGTCGGGCATGGACTGGCTCTACCAGTTCACCAACAACTTGACCAACCTCACCACGCAGAATGGCGGCGCGTTGACCCAGTTCGGTTGGACGGAGCTGAGTTGCATCTCTCTCTTCACCCTTGTGAACATGGTCATCAACTGGAACACCAGCACGATGACGTTCCGGCTCCATCACCATCCCGTGCGTGCGGGCGACCTTACCCACTTTCTGCTCAAGCTCATCGTGTGCAGCTTGCTGCTGAACTATTGGGTGAATCCGTTCCCAGGTGCCAGCTTCGGCATCAATCACTTCTTTAGCTACATCGCGCAGGCGATGGTCGCAGCCTTCGATCAGCACTCGCTTGACCAGCTCCTGCAACTTCTGAAGACGGCTGGCGATGGAACGTCAATGCCGTCCTTAACCGCACCCGTTCAGATCCTCTGCTATGTCCTCGTACAGATCATGCTCGGACTCGCTTCCGCCATCTTGTTCGTCATCAATTGCAGCGCCTTCATCCTCTACGGTGTGACCGCACTCTTTGGCCCTGTATTTGTGCCGTTGCTCATGACGCAGACCTTCAAGGCAAAGTTCTTCCACTTCCTTGACGTGATCATCAGCTTCGCTATGATTCGCGCTGTTGCAGCCGCCTTCATCTACGTGTGGGCCGGATTCATGAATGGGTTTCTGCAGCAGACCTTCAATGGCAACTATTCGATGGATATGTGGATCGCCAATCTAATCCCTTGCTTAATGGTCTTCGTCGCTTTCATCATTAATATGCTGTTCATTCCGAGCATGACCCAAGCGATCTTCGGAGGTGCTGCTGGAATGGCAGGGTCGGGCACCGGAGTCGTCGGTAATGCACTGAGAGTTTTCGTAATGATGGGAGGGGCATAA
- a CDS encoding VirB4 family type IV secretion system protein, with the protein MTRVNTEQLKHTPWFAKAGAACSIVPIARFVGPYIFALKGGGYGCLFALTGIDEEGLTDQELESRMRSIEGSLRGLPEGSCLYQYTRVMSGFDLPRQAKYANPATEVFASDRLTFLENTAGFRRIDLHWCLTLEPSKVKALERKPQENAADTSRMLADLEKTATILQSHLGSAIGLQLLGKDETFQFFSYLFNLEEWAQQDHLRSDAGVDRQIVKTPIAWHSDYLQVGKRHVQMFSLKTTPEASRPCLFSSLSTLDCDSVLCSTWRVKSTTSARSEIDAQEKFISFFKVGVLTRVMSGRDTASLETGAGAKAANNNVDDLSEVIRSLDKKAQGEYSLRLLLAARSQEQLRNTVPAVHRIFVDARAQVMEETLGNLSAFYAMFPGNHKFNVFPLWLAEDHHARLSSVFAPHIGHPHSEDLDNEYLNIFETRTRTPFFQDVYVDGVRVMLIIGPTGSGKSVVGNATVALEQRYGGFTYIFDIGGSYESVVELYGGRVDRVGKDGPRVNPFALEPTESNIKFLYSFIKLLLTNGGAELEPEDDDVIHKAVQDMYLLDPENRRLSNLFLPKKLDRYLSKWVGKGIYNAVFDNVEDSLSLSRLQCFDFQGVNNEQYADLIEPLMVWLLRRINDVLYNPANLGVPKHILIEEIFSSMKNKQLLDGALASIKTVRKNLGGVTMIGQSADDLGANADSIVNSCTSFLFLKDATFNRKRYAELFKMNEQQIALFEGLQDREALYMRRDGITKVVTLNLDKRSYATFSTKPKDRVRRSKLIEKYGLTEGIDRFAQGETV; encoded by the coding sequence ATGACCCGCGTAAACACTGAGCAACTCAAACATACTCCGTGGTTCGCCAAGGCAGGAGCGGCGTGCAGCATCGTTCCGATTGCGCGCTTTGTCGGGCCATACATCTTCGCCCTCAAGGGCGGCGGTTACGGATGCCTGTTCGCTCTCACCGGCATCGACGAAGAGGGCTTGACCGACCAGGAGCTTGAGTCGCGAATGCGATCCATCGAAGGCTCGTTGCGCGGCCTGCCCGAAGGCTCGTGCCTTTACCAGTACACCCGTGTGATGTCGGGGTTCGATCTTCCGCGTCAGGCCAAGTACGCGAACCCCGCCACGGAGGTGTTCGCGAGCGACCGTCTCACGTTCCTTGAGAACACTGCGGGCTTCCGCCGTATCGACCTGCACTGGTGTCTAACCCTAGAACCGTCGAAGGTGAAAGCCCTTGAGCGCAAACCGCAGGAGAATGCGGCCGACACATCGCGGATGCTTGCGGATCTTGAGAAGACCGCAACCATTCTTCAGAGTCATCTTGGCAGCGCCATTGGCCTGCAGCTTCTGGGTAAGGACGAAACCTTCCAGTTCTTCAGCTATCTATTCAACCTTGAAGAATGGGCGCAACAGGATCACCTTCGCAGCGATGCCGGTGTGGACCGGCAGATCGTGAAAACTCCGATTGCATGGCACAGTGATTATCTCCAGGTCGGCAAGCGCCACGTGCAGATGTTTTCGCTGAAGACCACGCCGGAAGCGTCGAGGCCCTGCCTCTTCTCCAGCCTGTCGACGCTCGATTGCGACAGCGTCCTGTGCTCGACCTGGAGGGTGAAATCCACCACCTCCGCCCGCAGCGAGATCGACGCACAGGAGAAGTTCATATCGTTCTTCAAAGTCGGCGTATTGACGCGCGTGATGAGCGGGCGCGACACCGCTTCGCTCGAAACTGGCGCGGGCGCGAAGGCTGCAAATAACAATGTCGATGACCTCAGCGAAGTCATCCGCTCGCTCGATAAGAAGGCCCAGGGCGAATATTCGCTGCGGCTACTGCTGGCAGCTCGCAGTCAGGAACAGTTGCGTAACACCGTACCGGCTGTGCATCGCATCTTCGTCGATGCCCGAGCGCAGGTGATGGAAGAGACCTTGGGCAATCTGTCCGCGTTCTATGCGATGTTCCCCGGCAATCACAAATTCAATGTCTTTCCGCTATGGCTCGCAGAGGACCATCACGCGCGGCTCTCCTCTGTGTTCGCTCCGCACATCGGTCATCCTCACTCGGAAGACCTCGACAACGAGTACCTCAATATCTTCGAGACCCGTACCCGAACGCCCTTCTTTCAGGATGTGTATGTGGATGGCGTACGGGTCATGCTTATCATCGGTCCTACAGGGTCAGGAAAAAGTGTGGTGGGTAACGCCACCGTCGCACTCGAGCAGAGATACGGCGGTTTTACTTACATCTTCGACATCGGCGGTAGCTACGAGAGCGTCGTGGAGCTCTATGGCGGGCGCGTAGACAGAGTAGGTAAAGACGGCCCGCGGGTGAATCCCTTCGCCCTGGAGCCGACCGAAAGCAACATCAAGTTCCTGTATTCATTTATTAAGCTTCTGCTCACCAACGGCGGCGCAGAGTTGGAGCCGGAAGACGATGATGTGATCCACAAGGCCGTGCAGGATATGTACCTGCTCGATCCGGAGAACCGCCGCCTGTCCAATCTGTTTCTGCCTAAGAAACTCGACCGTTATCTGTCGAAGTGGGTTGGGAAAGGCATCTATAACGCCGTCTTTGACAACGTCGAAGACAGTCTCTCGCTCTCGCGCCTGCAATGCTTCGACTTCCAGGGCGTGAACAATGAACAGTATGCCGACCTGATCGAGCCGCTGATGGTATGGCTCCTCCGGCGCATCAACGACGTTCTCTATAACCCCGCCAATCTCGGCGTTCCCAAGCACATCCTCATCGAAGAGATCTTCTCTTCGATGAAGAACAAGCAATTGCTTGACGGCGCTCTCGCTTCCATCAAGACCGTTCGCAAGAACCTTGGCGGCGTCACCATGATTGGCCAGTCCGCCGATGACCTTGGGGCCAACGCCGACAGCATCGTGAACTCCTGCACATCGTTCCTGTTCCTGAAAGACGCAACGTTCAATCGGAAGCGTTATGCAGAGCTGTTCAAGATGAACGAGCAGCAGATCGCACTCTTTGAGGGTTTGCAGGACCGCGAGGCGCTGTACATGCGGCGCGACGGCATTACGAAGGTCGTTACGTTGAACCTCGACAAACGCAGCTACGCCACGTTCTCCACCAAGCCAAAGGACCGGGTGCGACGGTCGAAGCTGATTGAAAAGTATGGACTCACCGAGGGCATCGATCGCTTTGCTCAGGGAGAGACTGTGTAA
- a CDS encoding VirB8/TrbF family protein — protein sequence MSTHTAHIESALTPEQALLTDHIGNEVYASHYAERKAYRLVIGCGTVVLLGSMWLNFSLAHRPTANRYIRIDEMGRAQAIQYSDLNYSPREGEVRTYLTDWANYRYTIGRDTIAKKYPLNYYFLSQTLASQLMTADNANHLVSQVVAGQIETSDVQVKNVTITSMSDETVQGTRIARGTALVSIDRFYSAQNSREPRTEHWMLSITYYLNPKQVSDQARIFPQFETINPLGLTITEFHENRLSVDPIAPGTNATLPALPAMPATGATR from the coding sequence ATGTCCACACACACAGCACACATTGAAAGCGCGCTGACGCCGGAGCAAGCACTCCTCACCGATCACATCGGAAATGAGGTCTATGCCTCCCACTATGCCGAGCGCAAAGCCTACCGTCTCGTCATTGGTTGCGGAACAGTAGTGCTACTTGGTTCGATGTGGCTTAACTTCTCACTCGCCCATCGCCCAACTGCGAATCGCTACATCCGCATCGATGAGATGGGCCGCGCCCAGGCAATCCAATACAGCGACCTCAACTACAGCCCCCGCGAAGGCGAAGTACGGACATACCTCACTGATTGGGCCAACTATCGCTACACCATTGGGCGGGACACCATCGCGAAGAAGTATCCGCTCAACTACTACTTTCTGTCGCAGACGCTCGCCTCGCAATTGATGACCGCAGACAACGCGAATCATCTTGTCTCACAGGTGGTGGCCGGGCAGATCGAGACAAGCGATGTGCAGGTGAAGAACGTCACCATCACGTCGATGTCAGATGAGACTGTTCAGGGTACCCGAATCGCGCGTGGAACGGCTCTTGTATCCATCGACAGGTTCTACTCTGCCCAGAACTCCCGCGAGCCCCGCACCGAGCATTGGATGCTGAGTATTACCTACTATCTGAATCCCAAACAGGTTAGTGACCAGGCCCGCATCTTCCCGCAGTTCGAGACGATCAATCCGCTTGGATTGACCATCACGGAATTCCACGAGAACCGGCTCTCCGTCGATCCCATCGCGCCAGGAACCAATGCAACGTTGCCGGCGTTACCGGCGATGCCAGCAACAGGAGCGACGCGATGA
- a CDS encoding VirB3 family type IV secretion system protein — MTKRGEPLPINQALNRPRAKLGLDLTAWMAIVFVCVTVFLVGFRLLAMLAFPTLAVGAWLIVRKHPKMFQLWCLSLNQKSYYDPRKH; from the coding sequence ATGACCAAGCGGGGAGAGCCGTTACCAATCAATCAAGCGCTGAATCGACCGAGAGCCAAGCTTGGTCTCGATCTTACAGCATGGATGGCGATCGTATTCGTCTGCGTAACGGTTTTCCTCGTTGGTTTTCGCCTGTTGGCGATGTTGGCCTTCCCGACGCTTGCGGTCGGCGCATGGCTCATCGTCCGTAAACACCCGAAGATGTTCCAACTGTGGTGCCTCAGCCTCAACCAGAAGAGCTACTATGACCCGCGTAAACACTGA
- a CDS encoding helix-turn-helix domain-containing protein gives MLYQKTTELVSNGVIGRRLLNVKEAAQYLGLEVDTVYRKSRLREVPCVKVGRALRFDMRALERYIEQHTIETID, from the coding sequence ATGCTCTACCAAAAGACGACTGAGTTGGTGTCAAATGGAGTCATTGGAAGGCGGCTCCTGAACGTCAAGGAGGCAGCCCAATACCTGGGCCTTGAAGTAGACACGGTCTACAGAAAGTCTCGGTTGCGGGAGGTCCCTTGCGTCAAGGTCGGTCGTGCGTTGCGGTTCGATATGCGGGCGTTAGAACGCTACATCGAGCAACACACAATCGAAACCATTGACTAA
- a CDS encoding DNA-primase RepB domain-containing protein — translation MNGTAQDFLTRCFALGDTIALLLRNERIAKTQQRIVPLERALAPRYRGWLAHENHYGTNIYVAANPLLSGSRKRTKDCIASIRHLYIDIDVNGETRLAALRASELVPEPNVIVSTSVGKYQVLWRVEDFDFYTQEMTLKLLAMAFHGDISCTDCNRVLRIPGFKNCKYDPAQLATVEYLSDATYQPDDFHLYVLREACMIPPIPQQPIRRDMQTNSEHDWAWVSRELAHGKDAVKLTQELASRRSDKPNPTYYAQRTVDMASARLWLMEGTSIADLIAMLESRRQPEIPAALCSARAREIAATAQRMIARNKVA, via the coding sequence ATGAATGGAACAGCCCAGGACTTTCTTACCCGTTGCTTCGCTCTGGGCGACACGATCGCTCTCTTGCTTCGCAACGAGAGGATAGCAAAGACACAGCAACGCATAGTCCCTCTGGAACGTGCGCTCGCACCCCGTTACCGTGGCTGGCTCGCTCATGAAAACCACTATGGAACGAATATCTATGTCGCTGCCAATCCGCTGCTCTCCGGCAGCCGGAAACGCACCAAGGATTGCATCGCTTCCATTCGCCACCTGTACATCGATATCGACGTGAATGGAGAGACCCGGCTCGCCGCGCTCCGCGCTTCCGAGCTTGTGCCGGAGCCGAATGTGATCGTCTCCACATCGGTAGGTAAGTACCAAGTGTTGTGGCGCGTGGAGGACTTCGACTTCTACACGCAGGAGATGACACTCAAGCTCCTCGCGATGGCCTTCCACGGCGACATCTCCTGCACGGACTGTAATCGGGTTCTTCGTATACCGGGATTTAAGAATTGCAAGTACGATCCCGCGCAGCTCGCCACCGTCGAGTACCTCTCCGATGCGACCTACCAGCCGGATGACTTTCATCTGTATGTCCTGCGCGAAGCCTGCATGATCCCACCTATCCCTCAACAGCCGATACGCCGCGATATGCAGACCAACTCCGAGCATGATTGGGCTTGGGTTTCGCGTGAGCTTGCCCACGGCAAAGATGCCGTGAAGCTCACGCAGGAGCTGGCTTCGCGCCGTTCCGACAAGCCCAATCCCACCTACTACGCCCAGCGCACAGTTGATATGGCTTCGGCCCGTCTCTGGCTGATGGAAGGCACATCCATTGCGGACTTAATCGCCATGCTTGAGAGCCGCAGACAGCCTGAGATTCCCGCTGCACTTTGCTCCGCTCGTGCGCGGGAGATTGCGGCCACGGCGCAACGCATGATTGCACGCAACAAGGTCGCCTGA
- a CDS encoding TrbG/VirB9 family P-type conjugative transfer protein: MKPLIPIVVSAGLALASAVPCHAADNHPLQPNAPRTVTVSEADTPPVIRAGLLQSTLIVLPAEEKVANVFAGDTVDWVFDGGHVASRFISVKPKVANGSTDIHIVSDHGNEYTLQLHEISSESDAHFDSKVFIAPGDQAAKDRLTQLPVFVPAAELDKAKQEVATAKAAQAAELKAEETKDEQYRSQYPGNLHFDYTWDQSKGKSLGLQQIWRDDKFTYLRGQFQETPALYEVKDKKGSLINFDFSNGLYTVPKQLDNGYLAIGKQKVDFHRVGGAN; encoded by the coding sequence ATGAAACCACTCATCCCCATCGTCGTCTCCGCCGGACTTGCGCTGGCCTCCGCCGTTCCTTGCCACGCTGCCGATAACCATCCTCTCCAACCGAATGCGCCGCGCACCGTCACCGTGTCCGAGGCGGACACGCCTCCTGTGATTCGCGCCGGCCTGCTGCAATCGACACTGATCGTCCTTCCCGCTGAGGAGAAGGTTGCCAATGTCTTCGCCGGTGACACTGTCGATTGGGTCTTTGACGGCGGCCATGTCGCCAGCCGCTTCATCAGCGTCAAGCCTAAGGTGGCGAACGGATCGACGGACATTCACATCGTCTCTGATCACGGCAACGAATACACCTTACAGCTCCATGAAATTTCCAGTGAGTCAGATGCCCACTTCGATTCCAAAGTCTTCATCGCTCCCGGCGACCAAGCGGCAAAAGACCGGCTGACACAGCTTCCCGTGTTCGTGCCCGCCGCCGAGCTGGACAAGGCCAAGCAGGAGGTCGCTACTGCCAAAGCAGCCCAGGCAGCGGAGCTGAAAGCCGAGGAGACGAAGGACGAGCAATATCGGAGCCAATATCCCGGCAATCTCCACTTCGACTACACCTGGGATCAATCGAAGGGCAAATCTCTTGGCCTCCAGCAAATCTGGCGCGATGACAAGTTCACCTACCTGCGCGGACAGTTCCAGGAAACGCCCGCGCTGTATGAGGTCAAGGACAAGAAGGGCTCGCTCATCAACTTCGATTTCAGCAATGGCCTTTACACCGTGCCCAAGCAGTTGGACAACGGCTATCTCGCCATCGGTAAACAGAAGGTGGACTTTCACCGCGTGGGAGGGGCGAACTAG